CGACGTACTTGCATCACCCTTCGATTTTATGGAAGGCCATTACATACTCCCCGTAATCGACGCGAAGAAAGGCGAGGTCTTTACCGCCCTCTACCGGGCCTCGGCGGGCAGGCTCGAAAACATTACCGGCTATAAGTCGATGAAGCCCGGCGATATAGGCACTATCCTGAAGACCCCCTGCATCTGCTTCGGCACGGGCGTTCTTCTCTGCGAAAAGGACCTATCGGAGGCCGGCGACGTAAAAATAATCAAAAACGGGTTCCGCGCCATTTCAGGTGAGCACTTCGCACGAGAGGCGCTCAGGCGTGTCGACGACGAGGCCTCCCTCGGGCCGGCCCTCATTTACGGCCGCAGGTCCGAGGCGGAGATCAAATTCAATGTCACCGTCACCTGAGTAATGCTTATACTGATATA
The sequence above is drawn from the Syntrophorhabdaceae bacterium genome and encodes:
- the tsaB gene encoding tRNA (adenosine(37)-N6)-threonylcarbamoyltransferase complex dimerization subunit type 1 TsaB, whose protein sequence is MESRLFLAIDNSIDFLNLVLSMGVTLLEERRVKSTLPPSQVLPGHVQQMLAGHGRQVKDLSFVAVTLGPGSFTGMRVALAFAKGLAAGMEIPLVGVPTLDVLASPFDFMEGHYILPVIDAKKGEVFTALYRASAGRLENITGYKSMKPGDIGTILKTPCICFGTGVLLCEKDLSEAGDVKIIKNGFRAISGEHFAREALRRVDDEASLGPALIYGRRSEAEIKFNVTVT